A single genomic interval of Dromiciops gliroides isolate mDroGli1 chromosome 1, mDroGli1.pri, whole genome shotgun sequence harbors:
- the LOC122737124 gene encoding tumor necrosis factor receptor type 1-associated DEATH domain protein-like translates to MAGDSGKMEDGLQEWIGSAYLFVESMMEKVILPDLYEDSQWKLAIFRVLKLALAGCTGSQDGAQILKIHCSNPKLIVQLKFCGQEPCSRFLRSYREGALLAALQDSLVALLGHTQDLMLHLELRVGSERLDLMLQEEERCLRCIRQAKPDWLRDEEIGELEDAFRSLTCDPGGGKYLAPAPKASTPEVPAPKTPAHLLPQCTPPKTFMFQGQQIANRPLSLEGQQKFARSVGRKWRTVGRALNCRALREHDLDSLAYEYDRDGLYEQAFQLLQRFVLAEGRRATLQHLIEALDKSSLTSLAEDLLGLPGRREHQEQEGEED, encoded by the coding sequence ATGGCAGGTGACTCTGGGAAGATGGAAGACGGCCTCCAAGAGTGGATCGGCAGTGCCTACCTGTTTGTGGAATCCATGATGGAGAAAGTAATTCTGCCTGACCTATACGAAGATTCTCAGTGGAAGCTGGCAATATTTCGGGTCCTTAAATTGGCACTGGCAGGATGCACCGGGAGCCAGGACGGAGCCCAGATTCTAAAGATCCATTGCAGCAACCCGAAGCTTATCGTGCAGCTGAAGTTCTGCGGGCAGGAGCCATGCAGCCGCTTCCTCCGGAGCTATCGCGAGGGGGCTCTGCTGGCCGCCCTCCAGGACAGCCTGGTGGCTTTGCTGGGCCACACCCAGGACCTGATGCTGCACCTGGAGCTTCGCGTGGGCTCTGAGCGCCTGGATTTGATGCTTCAGGAGGAGGAGCGCTGCCTGCGCTGCATCCGACAGGCCAAGCCGGACTGGCTCCGAGACGAGGAGATAGGTGAGCTGGAGGATGCTTTCCGAAGCCTGACCTGCGATCCCGGGGGTGGTAAATACTTGGCCCCAGCCCCAAAGGCTTCAACCCCGGAGGTCCCAGCCCCGAAGACCCCAGCCCACTTGCTCCCTCAGTGCACACCGCCAAAGACCTTTATGTTCCAGGGACAGCAGATTGCTAATCGTCCTCTGAGCCTGGAGGGCCAACAGAAGTTCGCCCGCTCCGTGGGCCGCAAGTGGCGGACGGTGGGCCGGGCACTGAACTGCCGGGCCCTTCGGGAACATGACCTGGACTCCTTGGCTTACGAATATGACCGCGATGGGCTTTACGAGCAGGCCTTCCAGCTGCTGCAGCGCTTTGTGCTGGCGGAGGGCCGCCGGGCCACCCTTCAGCACCTCATCGAGGCTCTAGACAAGAGCAGCCTCACCAGCCTGGCTGAGGACCTGTTGGGGCTTCCGGGGCGCCGGGAACACCAGGaacaagaaggggaagaagattaA